Proteins from one Microcoleus sp. FACHB-672 genomic window:
- a CDS encoding sulfate ABC transporter substrate-binding protein, which produces MEIQNSKFKIQKALQTIKQSCRRSITRWSNKRSVWGFVSLFLLGASLSVAVAACSGSNATSAPQKDIKLSLVSYSVTQAAYEQIVPKFVEKWQKEHNQNVTIEQSYGGSGSQSNAVVDGSKEADIVHLSLALDTQKIQQAGLIEPGWERKSPRSGIVTRSVVAIVTRPDNPKGINSWEDLAQEGLSIITANPKTSGIAIWNFLALWGSVTQKGGDETQALEFTTNVYKNVPVLANNARQASELFFKQGKGDVLLNYEDEVIYAEQNGQKLPYVVPDINISIDNPVALVDKNVDKHGTREVAQAFIDYLYTSEAQQEFAKLGYRPVNPSVVAEVAQNYPQLETLFTVQDLGGWDDVQNKFFAEGAIFDQIQVAGKI; this is translated from the coding sequence ATGGAAATTCAAAATTCAAAATTCAAAATTCAAAAAGCTTTGCAGACGATTAAGCAGTCGTGCCGGCGATCAATAACAAGGTGGTCAAACAAACGTTCTGTGTGGGGTTTTGTCTCCTTATTTTTGCTAGGAGCTAGCTTGAGCGTCGCTGTTGCTGCCTGCTCTGGAAGTAATGCAACCTCAGCACCTCAAAAGGATATAAAGCTATCCCTGGTTTCTTACTCAGTCACTCAAGCAGCTTACGAGCAAATCGTACCAAAATTTGTAGAAAAGTGGCAGAAAGAACATAATCAAAATGTCACAATCGAGCAGAGTTATGGGGGATCTGGTTCCCAATCTAATGCAGTGGTTGATGGCTCAAAAGAAGCAGATATTGTACACCTTTCACTCGCTCTTGACACCCAAAAAATACAGCAAGCCGGTTTAATTGAACCGGGTTGGGAAAGAAAATCTCCTAGAAGTGGCATTGTTACCCGTTCTGTCGTCGCGATTGTCACCCGTCCTGATAATCCTAAAGGCATTAACAGTTGGGAAGACTTGGCACAAGAGGGCCTAAGTATCATTACAGCTAACCCCAAAACATCGGGTATTGCTATTTGGAATTTCTTAGCTTTATGGGGTTCAGTAACCCAAAAAGGGGGTGACGAGACTCAAGCATTAGAGTTTACGACCAACGTGTATAAAAATGTCCCTGTACTAGCCAACAATGCGCGTCAGGCTAGCGAACTATTTTTCAAGCAAGGTAAGGGAGATGTCTTACTCAACTACGAAGACGAGGTAATTTATGCCGAGCAAAACGGTCAAAAACTACCTTATGTAGTCCCCGATATTAACATTTCCATTGATAACCCTGTCGCCCTTGTAGACAAAAATGTTGACAAGCACGGCACCAGAGAAGTTGCACAAGCATTTATCGATTATCTTTACACAAGTGAAGCGCAACAAGAATTTGCGAAGTTAGGATACCGTCCCGTCAACCCCAGCGTGGTTGCAGAAGTGGCTCAAAACTATCCCCAACTTGAAACACTCTTCACTGTGCAAGATTTGGGGGGTTGGGATGATGTGCAAAATAAGTTCTTTGCAGAGGGGGCAATTTTTGACCAAATTCAGGTAGCCGGCAA
- a CDS encoding polyphosphate kinase 2 family protein, whose translation MSQSSNSKDKSSAATDSIKQAESYKTEQAAEKATSESAEEMAPEKIVVDEPPPEPDYPRYRVYPGQPISLANLDPNASEKYQKKKHVEKQLEKQRLRLKNLQERLYAEHKRSLLIVLQAMDTGGKDGTIKHVFGGLNPQGCQVWSFKKPSDEEFNHDFLWRYHQRAPQRGMISIFNRSHYEDVLVVRVKQLVAENVWRERYHLINEFEHMLSLNNIAVVKFFLHISKDEQKRRLESRIEDPDKHWKFSSNDLKERQFWDDYQAAFEDMINNCSTAYAPWYIVPANNKWYRNLVVARVIADTLEAMNPQYPPAEIGLENIVIPD comes from the coding sequence ATGAGCCAGTCAAGTAATTCAAAAGATAAGAGTTCTGCTGCCACCGACAGCATAAAGCAAGCAGAATCTTATAAAACTGAACAAGCGGCAGAAAAAGCGACGAGTGAATCTGCCGAGGAGATGGCACCTGAAAAAATTGTTGTAGACGAACCACCGCCTGAACCAGACTATCCTCGCTACCGGGTTTACCCCGGACAGCCCATCAGCTTGGCTAATCTCGATCCAAATGCCAGCGAAAAGTACCAGAAAAAGAAGCACGTTGAAAAGCAACTGGAAAAGCAGCGGCTGCGCTTGAAAAATTTACAAGAACGGTTATATGCCGAACACAAGCGCAGCTTGCTGATTGTGCTGCAAGCAATGGACACCGGCGGCAAAGATGGCACAATCAAACACGTATTTGGCGGGCTTAATCCGCAAGGTTGCCAAGTGTGGTCATTCAAAAAGCCTAGTGACGAGGAATTCAATCACGACTTTTTGTGGCGATACCACCAGCGGGCACCACAGCGCGGGATGATATCGATCTTCAATCGCTCCCATTACGAAGACGTGCTAGTTGTGCGAGTAAAGCAGTTAGTGGCTGAAAACGTTTGGCGAGAGCGCTATCACTTGATTAATGAGTTTGAGCATATGCTCAGTCTTAACAATATTGCGGTTGTCAAGTTTTTTCTCCATATATCCAAAGATGAACAAAAACGCCGCTTAGAAAGCCGGATAGAAGACCCAGATAAGCATTGGAAGTTTTCAAGCAACGACTTGAAAGAGCGACAGTTCTGGGATGACTATCAAGCGGCTTTCGAGGACATGATTAATAATTGCTCGACTGCTTATGCCCCTTGGTACATAGTGCCGGCTAATAATAAGTGGTATCGCAATTTAGTCGTTGCTCGTGTGATTGCGGACACGTTAGAGGCGATGAATCCGCAGTATCCTCCAGCAGAGATAGGCTTAGAAAATATTGTGATTCCGGATTAA
- the pstB gene encoding phosphate ABC transporter ATP-binding protein PstB translates to MPSNPTTQSKPTNSIFTAEGVQVYYGDFLALHSVNIEIPERQIVAFIGPSGCGKSTFLRCFNRMNDLIPGARVEGKINYQGKNIYDDKINPVKIRRQVGMVFQKPNPFPKSIYENISFGPRANGYKGNMDELVEQSLRRAALWDEVKDKLKEKGTALSGGQQQRLCIARAIAMKPDVLLMDEPCSALDPISTQQVEELCRELKEQYTMIMVTHNMQQASRISDLTAFFNTVTDDTGKRRGKLVEFSPTEQIFASPNTKEAKAYISGKFG, encoded by the coding sequence ATGCCCTCCAATCCCACTACTCAAAGTAAGCCAACTAATTCAATTTTTACCGCTGAAGGTGTTCAAGTTTATTACGGGGATTTTTTGGCATTACATTCGGTCAACATTGAAATTCCTGAAAGACAAATTGTAGCTTTCATTGGTCCTTCAGGATGTGGTAAAAGCACCTTCCTGCGATGCTTCAATCGGATGAATGATTTAATACCTGGAGCCAGAGTAGAAGGCAAGATTAATTACCAGGGTAAAAACATTTATGATGACAAGATAAATCCGGTGAAAATCCGGCGTCAAGTTGGCATGGTATTTCAGAAACCAAATCCTTTTCCAAAGTCAATCTACGAAAACATTTCCTTTGGGCCGCGTGCTAATGGTTATAAGGGCAATATGGACGAACTCGTGGAGCAATCGCTGCGGCGAGCTGCGCTTTGGGATGAGGTGAAGGACAAGTTGAAAGAAAAGGGTACAGCTTTATCTGGAGGACAGCAGCAGCGGCTTTGCATCGCTCGTGCAATCGCCATGAAGCCAGATGTGTTGTTGATGGATGAACCCTGTTCTGCGCTCGATCCCATTTCCACTCAGCAGGTTGAAGAACTGTGCCGAGAGCTAAAAGAACAATACACCATGATTATGGTGACTCACAATATGCAGCAAGCCTCACGGATATCAGACTTAACTGCATTTTTCAACACAGTAACTGATGATACCGGCAAGCGCCGGGGAAAATTAGTTGAGTTCAGTCCTACCGAGCAAATTTTCGCTTCTCCTAATACTAAAGAAGCTAAAGCCTACATCAGCGGTAAATTTGGTTAA
- the pstA gene encoding phosphate ABC transporter permease PstA, giving the protein MASSISRNNPQRPSEEFSPNIEQRETTGKIFEIIFLIGLSIGLVVLAVLVFDVLKDGLGRLFTPGFLTGTPSRFADQGGIRPAIFGSILLGGLVMLIAVPIGVGAALYLEEYAPKAWWTDVIEINVSNLAGVPSIVYGLLGLGVFNYLLNFGPALLSGALTLSLLSLPVIIVTGREAIRAVPDSIRQASYGLGTTKWQTVWNHVLPYAVPGIMTGVIISVSRAIGDAASLIVVGAVSFLTFNPGLFQRFMALPIQIYTYITRPEPGFSNAAAASIIVLLLLIMVLNGGAIYFRQRFSTFK; this is encoded by the coding sequence ATGGCAAGTTCTATTTCTCGCAACAACCCCCAAAGACCTTCTGAAGAGTTCAGTCCCAATATTGAACAAAGAGAAACGACCGGCAAAATTTTTGAAATCATATTTTTGATAGGTTTATCTATCGGATTAGTGGTTCTTGCCGTCTTAGTTTTTGATGTCCTCAAAGATGGATTAGGCCGGCTGTTCACGCCTGGGTTTCTCACTGGAACTCCCTCACGATTTGCCGATCAAGGTGGCATACGTCCTGCTATTTTTGGCAGCATTCTTCTAGGGGGGCTAGTTATGCTAATTGCTGTACCTATCGGAGTAGGAGCAGCTTTGTATCTCGAAGAATATGCACCAAAAGCTTGGTGGACTGATGTAATCGAGATTAACGTTAGCAATTTAGCTGGAGTCCCTTCAATTGTCTATGGCCTGCTAGGGTTAGGCGTTTTCAATTATCTTTTGAATTTTGGGCCGGCTTTGCTTTCTGGAGCGCTAACTTTGTCTCTGCTGTCTCTACCAGTAATTATTGTGACCGGCAGAGAGGCAATTCGAGCGGTTCCCGATTCTATACGGCAAGCTTCTTACGGTTTAGGCACAACGAAGTGGCAGACTGTGTGGAATCATGTTTTACCTTATGCCGTCCCAGGGATTATGACAGGGGTAATTATTTCAGTTTCCCGCGCCATTGGTGATGCGGCTTCTCTAATTGTCGTTGGAGCTGTGAGTTTTCTCACATTTAATCCTGGTTTGTTTCAGCGCTTTATGGCCTTGCCCATCCAAATTTACACCTATATTACTCGCCCAGAGCCTGGTTTTTCTAACGCAGCAGCGGCGTCAATCATTGTTCTACTGCTCTTGATTATGGTTTTGAATGGCGGAGCAATTTACTTTCGGCAACGTTTCTCAACATTTAAATGA
- the pstC gene encoding phosphate ABC transporter permease subunit PstC, which yields MQNTNFSDEFNRESMRSLEKNASDDIQEKIIEALLFGCALISVFTTFGIVFIIFRVTFEFFQEVSLAQFFLDTKWTPLFAQKHFGIWPLINGTFLTTAIAMLVAIPLGLCSAIYLAEYASPKAAAILRPAVELLAGVPTVVYGYFALLFVTPVLRQFLPIEIFNALSAGLMMGIMISPTVGSISLDAIQSVPRSLREGAYAIGVTKLETIIKVVLPAALSGIAASIILGISRAVGETMTVLIAAGQEPRISLNPFQSVETMTAYMAQISGGDSPRGSANYNTLYAVGAVLFLLTLFLNVVSHWISNRYKEKYD from the coding sequence ATGCAAAATACGAATTTTAGTGATGAGTTCAATCGGGAATCGATGCGTTCCCTGGAAAAAAATGCTTCTGATGATATTCAGGAAAAAATCATTGAAGCGCTTTTATTCGGTTGCGCCTTAATTTCGGTATTCACTACGTTTGGAATTGTTTTTATTATCTTTAGAGTGACCTTTGAATTTTTTCAAGAAGTTTCATTGGCTCAATTCTTTTTAGATACCAAGTGGACACCTTTATTTGCACAGAAACATTTTGGAATTTGGCCTTTAATCAATGGAACGTTCCTGACTACAGCAATTGCCATGCTTGTTGCCATTCCTCTGGGTTTATGTTCCGCTATCTATTTAGCTGAATATGCTTCACCTAAGGCGGCAGCTATTTTACGCCCAGCAGTTGAACTGCTGGCGGGAGTTCCTACTGTTGTCTACGGCTACTTTGCGCTTTTATTCGTGACGCCGGTTCTGCGGCAGTTTCTTCCCATAGAAATTTTTAACGCGTTGAGTGCTGGGCTAATGATGGGAATTATGATTAGCCCTACAGTTGGCTCTATTAGCTTAGATGCCATACAATCTGTGCCTCGCTCTTTGCGGGAAGGAGCTTACGCAATCGGCGTAACTAAATTGGAAACTATCATCAAAGTTGTCCTTCCTGCTGCCCTTTCCGGAATTGCTGCTTCGATTATTCTGGGCATTTCTAGAGCGGTGGGTGAAACGATGACTGTCTTAATTGCCGCCGGACAAGAGCCACGAATAAGCCTTAATCCCTTTCAATCAGTAGAAACAATGACGGCTTATATGGCTCAAATTTCGGGAGGAGATAGCCCTCGTGGCAGTGCTAATTACAACACCTTATATGCTGTTGGAGCTGTTCTGTTTTTGCTGACTCTATTTTTAAACGTTGTCAGTCATTGGATTTCTAATCGCTACAAAGAAAAATACGACTAA
- a CDS encoding PstS family phosphate ABC transporter substrate-binding protein: protein MFDRLAFFIGPLSKALLNSRALLVFTLIFSYGLTACSQAEQKRNQVSIDGGAVGFPIHQSVAEEFQKFKPDAQVSVASSGTGGGVSKFCAGEIDIVGASRSIKEEEIERCKKKGIDFVELPIALDGIAVIVNRQNNFAKCLTIEELNKIWNSKSDRKITNWNQVNPNFPDQKLKLYAPASDTGTFDYFTQAVTGKAKNSRTDYTPSHNQNVLVQGIGGDENALGYVGISYYMENQDKLNLVGVESPKGNCEKPVPLDNVVRNTYLPLSRPLFIYVSKVSLDTKPQVKAFVEFYLENSWKWIEQVGYVSLPDEAYPKLKEKLASGETGSKFKDAKPGEPIANLL from the coding sequence ATGTTTGACCGACTCGCTTTTTTTATTGGCCCCCTTTCCAAAGCCTTATTAAATTCTCGGGCTTTGCTGGTATTCACGCTCATTTTCAGCTATGGACTCACTGCTTGCAGTCAAGCTGAACAGAAGCGAAATCAAGTGAGTATTGATGGTGGAGCAGTAGGTTTTCCGATCCATCAATCAGTTGCTGAAGAATTTCAAAAATTTAAACCTGACGCTCAGGTTAGTGTAGCTTCAAGTGGTACGGGCGGGGGCGTGAGCAAGTTTTGTGCTGGAGAAATTGATATTGTTGGAGCTTCACGTTCTATCAAAGAGGAAGAAATCGAAAGATGCAAAAAAAAGGGAATAGATTTTGTAGAGCTGCCTATTGCTTTAGACGGAATTGCTGTTATAGTTAATCGTCAGAATAATTTTGCAAAATGCTTGACTATTGAAGAACTCAACAAAATCTGGAACTCCAAATCAGATCGCAAAATCACGAATTGGAATCAAGTTAATCCAAATTTTCCCGACCAGAAGCTAAAGCTATATGCCCCCGCTTCTGATACTGGAACGTTTGACTATTTCACACAAGCTGTCACCGGCAAAGCCAAAAATAGCCGCACAGACTACACTCCCAGTCACAATCAAAACGTCCTTGTGCAAGGAATTGGGGGAGATGAGAACGCTTTAGGATACGTTGGAATATCTTACTACATGGAAAACCAAGACAAGCTGAACTTGGTTGGAGTGGAAAGTCCAAAAGGAAACTGTGAAAAGCCAGTTCCTCTAGATAATGTTGTGAGAAATACTTATCTACCTTTATCTCGTCCCCTCTTTATCTATGTCAGTAAGGTGTCTCTAGATACAAAACCACAAGTTAAAGCGTTTGTTGAGTTTTATCTTGAGAATTCTTGGAAATGGATCGAGCAAGTTGGTTATGTATCGCTTCCCGATGAGGCTTATCCCAAACTCAAAGAAAAACTTGCCTCTGGTGAAACAGGTTCTAAATTCAAAGATGCAAAACCTGGTGAACCTATCGCAAATCTTCTTTAA
- the hemE gene encoding uroporphyrinogen decarboxylase, translating into MTGSTQIPYLLRAARGEVLDRPPVWMMRQAGRYMKVYRDLREKYPSFRERSENPELAIEISMQPFRAFQPDGVILFSDILTPLPGMGIPFDIIESKGPIIDPPIRSLEQIEKVHPLDPAESLPFIREILQTLRQEVGDKATVLGFVGAPWTLAAYAIEGKSSKDYTIIKSMAFSEPAMLHQLLGKIADSIAVYVRYQIDCGAQVVQMFDSWAGQLSPQDYETFAMPYQQRVVQQVKATHPDTPMILYINGSAGLLERMAQSGVDIVSVDWTVDIAEARQRLGSNVGVQGNIDPCVLFGSQDFIRERILDTIRKAGNRGHILNLGHGILPGTPEENAAFFFETAKQADKLLAVHA; encoded by the coding sequence ATGACTGGGTCAACCCAGATTCCCTATCTGCTAAGGGCCGCTCGTGGAGAAGTGTTAGACCGTCCGCCCGTGTGGATGATGCGGCAAGCCGGTCGCTATATGAAAGTCTATCGCGATTTGCGGGAGAAGTACCCCTCTTTTCGGGAACGTTCCGAAAATCCCGAACTGGCGATCGAAATTTCAATGCAACCGTTTCGGGCATTTCAGCCAGATGGTGTGATTTTGTTTTCCGATATTCTCACACCCCTGCCGGGAATGGGCATTCCCTTTGACATTATCGAAAGCAAAGGGCCGATCATTGATCCGCCCATCCGCAGCTTAGAGCAAATCGAGAAAGTCCACCCCCTCGACCCAGCAGAATCTCTCCCGTTTATCCGGGAAATTTTGCAGACATTGCGGCAAGAAGTCGGTGACAAAGCTACCGTACTCGGCTTTGTGGGTGCGCCTTGGACATTGGCAGCTTACGCGATCGAGGGTAAGTCATCAAAAGACTACACGATCATTAAAAGCATGGCTTTTTCTGAGCCGGCAATGCTGCATCAATTGCTTGGAAAAATCGCAGATTCGATTGCCGTCTACGTGCGCTACCAGATTGACTGCGGGGCGCAAGTTGTGCAAATGTTCGACTCTTGGGCCGGCCAACTCAGCCCCCAAGATTACGAAACTTTTGCCATGCCTTACCAGCAACGAGTGGTGCAACAAGTTAAAGCCACTCACCCCGATACGCCAATGATCCTTTACATTAATGGCAGTGCCGGCCTATTAGAGAGGATGGCACAATCGGGTGTGGATATTGTCAGTGTAGATTGGACAGTCGATATCGCAGAAGCGCGGCAGCGTCTCGGTTCCAATGTTGGAGTGCAAGGAAATATCGATCCCTGCGTTCTCTTTGGTTCCCAAGACTTTATCCGCGAACGCATCCTCGACACCATTCGCAAAGCCGGCAATCGTGGCCATATTTTAAATCTTGGTCACGGCATCTTACCAGGCACCCCCGAAGAAAATGCCGCCTTCTTCTTTGAAACAGCCAAACAGGCGGACAAATTACTGGCTGTCCATGCCTGA
- a CDS encoding NAD-dependent epimerase/dehydratase family protein, with protein sequence MAPKRILVTGASGCIGHYITEALIQETNHELYLLVRNPEKLQINCETRAGVTVIKADMLDIDHYAKLLKTIDCAILAATAWGGSQAVFDVNVGKTLRLMNLLDPDVCEQIIYFSTASVLDRNNEILKEANELGTDYIRSKYECLRQLSRLPINNRITTLFPTLVLGGDSNKPYSHLSAGLPDVVKWIDLIRFFKADGSFHFIHGQDIAQVVLHLIHNPPKPDEPRYLVLGNERVTVNQAIEDACAYLNKKIQFRITLSPWLANLLIAIFRIQMAAWDRFCVNYRHFTYLNPVSPDTFGLQTYCRTFTDVLKIGRVGERPRMVNEETFNTEQSAEERESKRA encoded by the coding sequence ATGGCTCCCAAGCGGATTTTAGTCACTGGCGCGAGTGGCTGTATTGGTCACTACATTACTGAAGCACTGATTCAGGAGACAAACCACGAGCTTTACCTGCTCGTCAGAAACCCAGAAAAACTTCAAATTAATTGCGAAACCCGTGCCGGTGTTACCGTAATCAAAGCGGATATGCTGGACATTGACCACTATGCCAAGCTGCTCAAAACCATCGATTGTGCTATTCTCGCAGCCACCGCTTGGGGAGGTTCTCAGGCAGTGTTTGATGTCAATGTTGGCAAAACGCTTCGGTTGATGAACTTGCTCGATCCCGATGTTTGCGAGCAAATTATCTACTTTTCCACCGCAAGTGTCTTAGATCGCAATAACGAAATACTTAAAGAAGCCAACGAACTGGGAACCGACTACATTCGTTCCAAGTACGAATGCCTACGCCAGTTGTCTCGTTTGCCCATCAATAACCGCATTACAACGCTATTTCCCACCTTAGTTTTAGGAGGGGATAGCAACAAACCCTACTCTCACCTTTCCGCCGGCTTGCCAGATGTGGTCAAATGGATTGATTTGATTCGCTTTTTCAAAGCAGATGGCAGTTTCCACTTCATTCATGGTCAAGACATCGCTCAGGTTGTGCTGCACCTCATCCACAATCCCCCTAAACCCGATGAACCGCGATATTTAGTCTTGGGAAATGAGCGAGTCACTGTTAATCAAGCGATTGAAGATGCTTGTGCCTATCTCAATAAAAAAATTCAGTTTCGCATTACCCTTTCTCCTTGGCTTGCGAATCTCTTAATTGCCATATTTCGCATTCAGATGGCTGCTTGGGATCGGTTCTGCGTGAACTACCGGCATTTCACTTATCTAAATCCGGTGAGTCCAGATACCTTTGGCTTACAAACTTATTGCCGCACCTTCACCGATGTTCTTAAAATCGGTCGAGTCGGTGAGCGCCCCAGAATGGTTAATGAAGAAACGTTTAATACAGAACAAAGTGCTGAGGAGCGCGAAAGTAAACGAGCCTAA
- the gap gene encoding type I glyceraldehyde-3-phosphate dehydrogenase: protein MATIKVGINGFGRIGRLVFRAGLDHPEIEFCCINDLVPPDCLAYLVKYDSTHGPYKGTVEAKEDGIVVNGKFIPCVSMRNPEELPWGKYGADYVVEATGLFTDYEGASKHLKAGAKRVVISAPVKATEKETAEQVPTLLVGVNHDKYDPSKHTVVSNASCTTNCLAPIAKVINDNFGLVEGLMTTVHAMTATQPTVDGPSKKDFRGGRGAVQNIIPASTGAAKAVTLVLPELKGKLTGMALRVPTPDVSVVDLTFRTEKATSYKEICEAMKKASEGELKGILGYTEDDVVSSDFTTDPRSSIFDAGAGIELNSNFFKVVAWYDNEWGYSNRMIDLILAMAAKEG from the coding sequence ATGGCAACCATAAAAGTAGGCATCAATGGATTTGGTCGGATTGGCCGGCTGGTTTTTCGTGCCGGTCTCGACCATCCAGAAATTGAGTTTTGCTGTATTAATGACCTTGTCCCACCAGACTGTCTGGCTTACTTGGTCAAGTACGACTCGACCCACGGCCCTTATAAGGGAACGGTTGAAGCTAAAGAAGATGGCATTGTAGTTAACGGCAAGTTTATTCCCTGCGTGTCGATGAGAAACCCAGAGGAGTTGCCTTGGGGTAAATATGGCGCAGATTATGTGGTTGAAGCCACCGGCTTATTTACCGATTATGAAGGGGCATCAAAACATTTGAAAGCCGGTGCAAAACGGGTGGTGATTTCTGCGCCGGTTAAAGCCACAGAAAAAGAAACCGCAGAACAAGTCCCTACGTTGTTAGTTGGTGTCAACCACGATAAATATGATCCCAGCAAGCATACGGTCGTTTCTAATGCCAGTTGCACAACCAACTGCCTCGCACCGATTGCTAAGGTGATTAATGATAACTTTGGTCTAGTTGAAGGTTTGATGACCACCGTTCACGCCATGACAGCCACCCAGCCAACGGTGGATGGGCCAAGTAAGAAAGATTTCCGGGGCGGACGCGGCGCGGTTCAGAATATCATCCCGGCTTCAACAGGTGCCGCGAAAGCTGTGACGCTGGTGTTACCGGAACTGAAAGGTAAGTTAACCGGCATGGCACTTCGCGTTCCGACTCCCGATGTCTCAGTGGTCGATCTCACCTTTAGAACTGAAAAAGCTACCAGTTACAAAGAAATCTGCGAGGCGATGAAGAAAGCTTCGGAAGGGGAACTGAAGGGAATCTTGGGTTACACCGAAGATGATGTTGTTTCCTCTGACTTTACTACCGATCCGCGTTCCAGTATTTTCGATGCCGGCGCTGGGATTGAATTAAACTCCAATTTCTTTAAAGTCGTTGCTTGGTACGACAATGAGTGGGGTTATTCTAACCGCATGATTGACTTAATTCTGGCAATGGCAGCGAAAGAGGGCTAA
- the pckA gene encoding phosphoenolpyruvate carboxykinase (ATP): MNNHSNAGNNGYQAGLNSKSEKDSGMWGLEALGMKNLGHVYRNLPVSKLVEHALARGEGVLAGNGAFCVNTGKYTGRSPNDKFIVVEPSSRDEIHWNKLNVPISEDNFGRLYRRVLSYIQGRDLYVFDGYVGADPKYRVGVRVINELASQNLFAHQMFLRPTPEELAQHHADFTVIAVPGLHGDPEEDGINSEAFIVIHFAKKLVLIGGSKYAGEIKKSVFSLMNYFMTKRDVLPMHCSANMDSEGHTALFFGLSGTGKTTLSADPNLYLIGDDEHGWSSDGVFNFEGGCYAKTIKLSQENEPQIWDAIRFGAIMENVVLDPHTRIPDYDDGSLTENTRVAYPVEYIPNCLIPGMGGHPKTVIFLTADAFGVLPPIAKLTKEQAMYHFMSGYTSKLAGTERGVTEPQATFSACFGKPFLPLSAAVYAQMLGERLDKHGAAVYLINTGWSGGPYGVGKRIPIKYTRAMVSAALNGHLDRVQFHAHPIFKILVPATVPGVPSEILDPRNTWSDETVYDRQATALANLFVENFKQYKKACLDIVEPAASAEACALMEV; encoded by the coding sequence ATGAACAATCATAGTAATGCCGGCAACAACGGATATCAGGCCGGCCTAAACTCTAAAAGTGAAAAAGATAGCGGGATGTGGGGTTTAGAAGCGCTGGGAATGAAAAACCTCGGCCATGTCTATCGCAACCTGCCGGTGTCGAAGTTGGTAGAACACGCATTGGCCCGTGGGGAAGGCGTTTTAGCCGGCAATGGTGCGTTTTGCGTCAACACCGGCAAATATACGGGTCGTTCACCTAACGATAAATTTATCGTCGTTGAGCCAAGCAGCCGCGATGAAATTCATTGGAACAAGCTCAACGTTCCCATCTCGGAAGATAATTTTGGCCGGCTATACCGGCGCGTCCTTTCCTACATCCAAGGACGGGATCTCTATGTCTTCGATGGCTATGTGGGCGCAGATCCTAAATACCGCGTCGGTGTCAGAGTTATTAATGAGCTAGCCTCCCAAAATTTATTCGCTCACCAGATGTTCCTCAGACCGACTCCTGAAGAACTCGCACAGCATCACGCCGACTTTACGGTGATTGCAGTTCCCGGCTTGCATGGAGATCCCGAAGAGGATGGCATTAACTCAGAAGCCTTCATCGTGATTCACTTTGCCAAAAAGCTCGTGCTGATCGGGGGTTCCAAGTATGCCGGTGAGATCAAAAAGTCGGTATTCTCCTTGATGAACTACTTCATGACAAAGCGCGACGTGCTGCCCATGCACTGTTCTGCCAACATGGATTCAGAGGGTCACACAGCTTTATTCTTCGGCCTTTCAGGCACTGGCAAAACTACACTCTCAGCTGATCCAAACCTGTATCTGATTGGAGATGATGAGCATGGCTGGTCAAGTGACGGCGTTTTCAACTTTGAAGGCGGCTGCTACGCCAAAACCATTAAACTTTCCCAAGAAAATGAGCCTCAGATCTGGGATGCGATTCGATTTGGGGCGATCATGGAAAACGTCGTGCTCGATCCCCACACTCGCATACCGGACTATGATGACGGCAGCTTAACGGAAAATACCAGAGTTGCTTATCCTGTCGAGTATATTCCCAACTGCCTGATCCCCGGCATGGGCGGGCATCCTAAGACGGTGATTTTCTTGACAGCAGATGCGTTTGGGGTGTTGCCGCCGATTGCCAAGCTGACAAAAGAACAGGCGATGTATCATTTCATGTCCGGTTATACCAGCAAACTAGCCGGGACTGAACGCGGAGTCACAGAACCCCAAGCAACGTTCTCAGCGTGTTTTGGCAAACCATTTTTACCGCTGTCGGCAGCAGTTTACGCGCAAATGCTGGGTGAAAGACTGGATAAACACGGTGCAGCGGTGTATTTAATTAACACCGGCTGGTCTGGTGGGCCTTACGGCGTTGGCAAGCGTATCCCGATTAAATACACGCGGGCGATGGTGTCAGCAGCGCTGAACGGACATTTGGATCGTGTCCAGTTCCACGCGCACCCAATCTTTAAGATATTGGTGCCGGCAACCGTTCCAGGGGTTCCTAGCGAGATTTTAGATCCCAGAAATACCTGGAGTGATGAGACAGTTTATGACCGGCAAGCAACTGCCTTAGCAAATTTGTTTGTGGAAAACTTTAAACAATATAAGAAAGCTTGCCTGGATATTGTCGAGCCGGCAGCCTCAGCCGAGGCGTGTGCGCTGATGGAAGTGTGA